In Asanoa sp. WMMD1127, one genomic interval encodes:
- a CDS encoding DUF3097 domain-containing protein has product MYGEDVLAGDWRRRKVTPEVDAEPDLVVEDADSGFCGAVVGFEMGAVVLEDRFGKRRNFPLLPAAFLLDGRPVTLRRPAAPAPRQTRTRTASGSIAVAGVTARVARSSRIWVEGIHDAALVERIWGDDLRIEGVVVEPLDGIDALEQEVAAFGPGPGSRLGVLVDHLVAGSKESRIVARVTSPHVLVTGHPYVDIWQAVKPAAVGIREWPVVPPGRPWKEGICAALGVAEPADMWRRILGTVRSYKDVETPLINSMERLIDFVTTEG; this is encoded by the coding sequence ATGTATGGGGAGGACGTGCTGGCGGGCGACTGGCGCCGCCGCAAGGTGACGCCCGAGGTGGACGCCGAACCGGACCTGGTCGTGGAGGACGCCGACTCGGGATTCTGCGGCGCGGTGGTCGGCTTCGAGATGGGCGCGGTCGTGCTGGAGGACCGGTTCGGCAAGCGCCGCAACTTCCCGCTGCTGCCGGCGGCGTTCCTGCTGGACGGCCGGCCGGTCACCCTGCGCCGGCCGGCGGCGCCCGCGCCGAGACAGACCCGCACGCGTACGGCCAGCGGCTCCATCGCCGTCGCCGGCGTCACGGCCCGGGTCGCCCGGTCCAGCCGGATCTGGGTCGAGGGCATCCACGACGCCGCCCTGGTGGAGCGCATCTGGGGCGACGACCTGCGCATCGAAGGCGTGGTGGTGGAGCCGCTGGACGGCATCGACGCGCTGGAGCAGGAGGTCGCCGCGTTCGGCCCAGGCCCCGGCAGCCGGCTCGGCGTGCTGGTCGACCACCTGGTCGCGGGTTCCAAGGAGAGCCGCATCGTCGCCCGGGTCACCTCGCCGCACGTGCTGGTAACCGGGCACCCTTACGTCGACATCTGGCAGGCCGTCAAGCCCGCCGCCGTCGGCATCCGGGAATGGCCGGTGGTGCCCCCGGGACGCCCGTGGAAGGAGGGCATCTGCGCGGCCCTCGGCGTGGCCGAGCCGGCCGACATGTGGCGCCGCATCCTCGGCACGGTCCGGTCCTACAAGGACGTCGAGACCCCGCTGATCAACTCGATGGAACGCCTGATCGACTTCGTGACGACGGAGGGCTAA
- a CDS encoding methyltransferase domain-containing protein, with translation MIHQRPLAYLLGLEGVALLRAYAGEHDAEFTAARIAEIRRLLDDPKLDVEPVAAGRTDTVSGYEVWSRTYDVPGNGIFAYEERAFREILDPLPPGAALDAACGTGRLSERLAGLGHDVIGVDSSPDMLARARARLPEADFRSGELTALPVDDASVDLVTCALALTHVADLGPVFAEFARVLRPGGHLVVSDVHHELVALGSAPHVRLAGEAPAFLPAFRHRAGDYLGAALPQGLGVRRCVEPRMAVPEPIEAATDPGPWDDWPWSLHPIAPAAHQAAFDGTPALVVWHFQKEKT, from the coding sequence GTGATCCATCAGCGGCCGCTCGCCTATCTGCTGGGGCTCGAGGGCGTCGCGCTGCTGCGCGCCTACGCCGGCGAGCACGACGCCGAGTTCACCGCCGCCCGCATCGCCGAGATCCGGCGCCTCCTCGACGACCCGAAGCTCGACGTCGAGCCGGTGGCGGCGGGCCGCACCGACACGGTGAGCGGCTACGAGGTGTGGTCCCGGACCTACGACGTCCCGGGCAACGGCATCTTCGCGTACGAGGAACGCGCGTTCCGGGAGATCCTCGACCCGCTGCCGCCCGGCGCCGCCCTCGACGCGGCCTGCGGCACCGGCCGGCTCAGCGAGCGGCTGGCCGGCCTCGGCCACGACGTGATCGGGGTCGACAGCTCGCCGGACATGCTGGCCCGGGCCCGCGCCCGGCTGCCGGAGGCGGATTTCCGGTCGGGCGAGCTGACCGCGCTCCCGGTCGACGACGCCTCCGTCGACCTGGTGACCTGTGCGTTGGCGCTGACCCACGTCGCCGACCTGGGCCCGGTCTTCGCCGAGTTCGCGCGGGTGCTCCGCCCGGGCGGGCACCTGGTGGTCTCCGACGTGCACCACGAGCTGGTGGCCCTGGGCTCGGCGCCGCACGTCCGGCTCGCGGGCGAGGCGCCGGCGTTCCTGCCGGCCTTCCGGCACCGGGCCGGCGACTATCTCGGCGCGGCCCTGCCCCAGGGGCTGGGCGTGCGGCGCTGCGTCGAGCCGAGGATGGCCGTCCCGGAGCCGATCGAGGCCGCCACCGACCCGGGGCCGTGGGACGACTGGCCGTGGTCGCTGCATCCGATCGCCCCCGCCGCGCACCAGGCGGCCTTCGACGGCACGCCCGCGCTGGTCGTCTGGCACTTCCAGAAGGAGAAAACCTAG
- a CDS encoding serine hydrolase domain-containing protein gives MTSLLPETARSVDAAVARAQAAGRVPSIALGVVRDGALVHVATAGGPAAPGDPRPGPDTRYRIGSISKTMTAALVLQLRDEGRLALDDLLYRHLPGTPIGGVTLRQLLGHAAGLQREPEGRWWERHEGDDIDALLAGLTPDKVAFPPHRTYHYSNLAYGLLGAVLRRLTGEDWPTLLTKRLFDPLGMRATTYHPVEPFARGYVVHPWSGTLREEPRTDTGAMAPAGQLWSTVDDLARWAAFLAAPRPEVLSPDTLTEMCAPVVISDLDAWTSGHGLGLELYRVGERVYVGHGGSMPGYVACLAVHRRSRTGVVGFANAYSFREGSISELGRTVLTDVLDREPELPTPWRPAGAPPAPLAPMTGRWWWMGIEYDLGWSDTTNELVLSQLRTGAPKPTRFAAEGTDRWRGRGGPNDGEILTVRRDEHGVPVALEIATFIFTRHPDRLGP, from the coding sequence ATGACGTCGTTGCTGCCGGAGACCGCCCGCTCGGTCGACGCCGCGGTCGCCCGCGCCCAGGCGGCCGGCCGGGTCCCGTCGATCGCGCTCGGCGTCGTCCGCGACGGCGCCCTCGTCCACGTGGCCACCGCGGGCGGCCCGGCCGCGCCCGGCGACCCGCGGCCCGGCCCGGACACCCGCTACCGGATCGGCTCGATCTCCAAGACGATGACCGCCGCGCTGGTGCTCCAGCTGCGCGACGAGGGCCGGCTGGCGCTCGACGACCTGCTCTACCGGCACCTGCCCGGCACCCCGATCGGCGGGGTCACCCTGCGCCAGCTGCTCGGCCACGCCGCCGGGCTGCAGCGCGAGCCGGAGGGCCGCTGGTGGGAGCGGCACGAGGGCGACGACATCGACGCGCTGCTGGCCGGCCTCACCCCCGACAAGGTGGCGTTCCCGCCGCACCGGACCTACCACTACTCCAACCTGGCGTACGGGCTGCTCGGCGCCGTCCTCCGCCGGCTCACCGGCGAGGACTGGCCGACCCTGCTCACCAAGCGGCTGTTCGATCCACTGGGGATGCGGGCCACCACCTACCACCCCGTGGAGCCGTTCGCGCGCGGCTATGTCGTACACCCGTGGTCGGGGACGTTGCGCGAGGAGCCGCGGACCGACACCGGCGCGATGGCGCCCGCCGGCCAACTGTGGTCCACGGTGGACGATCTGGCGCGCTGGGCGGCCTTCCTCGCGGCGCCGCGCCCGGAGGTGCTCTCCCCCGACACGCTGACCGAGATGTGCGCGCCGGTGGTGATCAGCGACCTGGACGCCTGGACCTCCGGGCACGGGCTGGGTCTCGAGCTCTACCGCGTCGGCGAACGGGTGTACGTGGGCCACGGCGGCTCGATGCCGGGCTACGTCGCGTGTCTGGCGGTGCATCGCCGCTCGCGCACGGGCGTGGTCGGCTTCGCCAACGCCTACAGCTTCCGCGAGGGCTCGATCAGCGAGTTGGGCCGCACCGTGCTGACCGACGTGCTCGACCGCGAGCCGGAGCTGCCCACCCCGTGGCGCCCGGCCGGCGCTCCCCCGGCGCCGCTGGCCCCGATGACGGGACGCTGGTGGTGGATGGGCATCGAGTACGACCTGGGCTGGAGCGACACGACCAACGAGCTCGTGCTCTCGCAGCTGCGCACGGGCGCGCCGAAGCCGACCCGGTTCGCGGCGGAGGGCACCGACCGGTGGCGCGGCCGTGGCGGCCCCAACGACGGCGAAATCCTCACGGTCCGCCGCGACGAGCACGGCGTCCCGGTGGCGCTCGAGATCGCCACGTTCATCTTCACCCGGCATCCGGACCGGCTCGGCCCTTAG
- a CDS encoding SDR family NAD(P)-dependent oxidoreductase has translation MPTIAIVGAGPGLGLSVGRVFGEQGYEVALIARTTSTLDELVARLAEDGVAAAGYPADIMDRPSLVGAFKEIAANHEPVEVLEYSPAPRGPQPGLVLAGPLDVSVANVQPHIDFYVHGAITATGQVLPDMIERGTGTLLYTTGPSSVAPSAALGNVGIACAALRNWVLNLHDALAGKGVYAAHVSLSVDAEQADPDRLAPYYWQIHSRGEGSEHLLSEVLRAGRRSDPET, from the coding sequence ATGCCCACCATCGCGATCGTCGGCGCCGGGCCCGGCCTCGGCCTCTCGGTCGGCCGGGTGTTCGGCGAGCAGGGGTACGAGGTCGCGCTGATCGCCCGTACGACGTCCACATTGGATGAACTGGTGGCCCGGCTGGCCGAGGACGGCGTCGCGGCGGCCGGGTACCCCGCCGACATCATGGACCGGCCGAGCCTGGTGGGCGCGTTCAAGGAGATCGCGGCCAACCACGAGCCCGTCGAGGTGCTGGAGTACTCCCCCGCGCCGCGCGGTCCGCAGCCCGGGCTGGTGCTGGCGGGACCGCTGGACGTGAGCGTGGCCAATGTCCAGCCGCACATCGACTTCTATGTGCACGGTGCCATCACCGCGACCGGCCAGGTGCTGCCGGACATGATCGAACGCGGTACGGGCACCCTGCTTTACACGACCGGCCCGTCCTCGGTGGCGCCGTCGGCCGCGCTCGGCAACGTCGGGATCGCCTGCGCGGCCCTGCGGAACTGGGTGCTCAACCTGCACGACGCCCTGGCGGGCAAAGGGGTGTACGCGGCGCACGTGTCGCTGTCCGTCGACGCCGAGCAGGCCGACCCGGACCGGCTGGCGCCGTACTACTGGCAGATCCACAGCCGGGGCGAAGGCAGCGAGCACCTGCTGTCGGAGGTCCTGCGCGCCGGACGCCGCTCCGACCCGGAGACGTAA
- a CDS encoding NADP-dependent oxidoreductase produces MLDIPVPNPGPGQVRVAVEAASVNGIDAATGAGLLWDSVPHRFPVVLGRDFAGTVERVGPGVATIRPRDRVAGVITGMTLARGALTDTIIFDARSVVPLPPGISEEQAAAAGLAAVTAKALVDTLALTADDIVLVAGATGGVGAFAVQLARATGATVYATARPGEPTEFVRGLGANETLDYTDGLAAPPGLTAIAHAAGDAATLGAMLPPGGRFSSAIGATAEAIGRDDLTVTPIQPTATPETVGTILDAIASGALRVPITHTYAMSDAPRALADFGGHKLGKLVVDTRR; encoded by the coding sequence TTGTTGGACATACCGGTTCCCAACCCCGGCCCCGGGCAGGTCCGGGTGGCGGTGGAGGCGGCCTCGGTCAACGGCATCGACGCGGCGACGGGCGCGGGGTTGCTGTGGGACTCCGTACCCCATCGATTTCCGGTCGTCCTCGGCCGCGACTTCGCCGGCACCGTCGAGCGGGTCGGTCCCGGCGTCGCGACGATCCGCCCGCGGGACCGCGTCGCCGGCGTGATCACCGGGATGACGCTGGCCCGCGGCGCGCTCACCGACACGATCATCTTCGACGCCCGCAGCGTCGTGCCGCTGCCGCCGGGCATCAGCGAGGAACAGGCCGCCGCGGCGGGGCTGGCCGCGGTCACGGCCAAGGCGCTCGTCGACACGCTGGCCCTGACCGCCGACGACATCGTGCTGGTCGCCGGCGCGACCGGCGGCGTCGGCGCGTTCGCCGTGCAACTGGCCAGGGCCACGGGCGCCACGGTGTACGCGACCGCGCGTCCCGGCGAACCGACCGAGTTCGTCCGCGGCCTGGGCGCCAACGAGACGCTCGACTACACCGACGGCCTCGCCGCCCCGCCCGGCCTGACCGCGATCGCGCACGCCGCCGGCGACGCGGCCACCCTCGGCGCGATGCTTCCGCCGGGCGGCCGCTTCTCGTCGGCGATCGGCGCGACCGCCGAGGCCATCGGGCGCGACGACCTCACGGTCACCCCGATCCAGCCGACCGCGACGCCGGAGACCGTGGGCACCATCCTCGACGCGATCGCCTCGGGCGCGCTGCGGGTGCCGATCACCCACACGTACGCCATGTCCGACGCGCCGCGCGCCCTGGCCGACTTCGGCGGGCACAAGCTCGGCAAGCTCGTCGTCGACACGCGGCGCTGA
- a CDS encoding SDR family oxidoreductase — MDNTLDGKVALVTGGGRGIGAAVATRLAREGATVALTFQRDERRAGEVVDQITGEGGRATAVRVDSADPVALVATVDGVAAELGRLDILVNNAGAFLLGPLEELSVAEFEQTVAVNVRAPFLATQAAVRHMAAGGRIINIGSNVAERAVFPGFALYAMSKTALVGLTKALGRELGPRAITVNLVNPGPTDTELNPADGPNAGVIRDLTALGHYAEPADVAAAVAFLAGADGRYVTGAVVNVDGGFTI, encoded by the coding sequence ATGGACAACACACTTGATGGCAAGGTCGCGCTGGTCACGGGCGGCGGTCGGGGGATCGGCGCGGCGGTGGCGACCCGCCTGGCCCGGGAGGGCGCGACGGTCGCGCTGACGTTCCAGCGGGACGAGCGGCGGGCCGGCGAGGTGGTGGACCAGATCACGGGCGAGGGCGGGCGGGCCACGGCGGTACGCGTCGACAGCGCCGACCCGGTCGCCCTGGTGGCCACGGTCGACGGGGTGGCGGCCGAGCTGGGCCGGCTCGACATCCTGGTCAACAACGCCGGCGCGTTCCTGCTGGGCCCGCTGGAGGAGCTCAGCGTCGCCGAGTTCGAGCAGACGGTGGCGGTCAACGTGCGGGCGCCGTTCCTGGCGACGCAGGCCGCGGTGCGGCACATGGCGGCCGGTGGGCGGATCATCAACATCGGCAGCAACGTGGCCGAGCGGGCGGTGTTCCCCGGCTTCGCGCTCTACGCCATGAGCAAGACCGCGCTCGTCGGTCTGACCAAGGCCCTCGGCCGCGAGCTCGGCCCGCGCGCGATCACGGTCAACCTGGTCAACCCCGGCCCGACCGACACCGAGCTCAACCCGGCCGACGGGCCCAACGCCGGCGTCATCCGCGACCTGACCGCGCTCGGCCACTACGCGGAGCCCGCCGACGTGGCCGCCGCGGTCGCCTTCCTGGCCGGCGCCGACGGCCGCTACGTCACCGGGGCGGTGGTCAACGTCGACGGGGGGTTCACCATCTGA
- a CDS encoding TetR family transcriptional regulator, whose protein sequence is MSPGSLRADAERNRRQLLDAARAVFAARGLDAPLDDIARRARVGNATLYRRFPRRRDLVGAVFVEPLREVVATARAALTEQDPWRAFASHLSYLCELQSRDRALAELLTARMSEVDELDDLRDIAFDCLVELVDRARAAGAVRPDVDHADVVLILMANAGLVERIAASAPDAWRRHLSYVLDGLRPTGAPAVTTPAPRLAEPLPG, encoded by the coding sequence ATGTCTCCCGGGAGCCTGCGGGCCGACGCCGAGCGCAACCGCCGCCAACTCCTCGATGCCGCCCGCGCGGTTTTCGCGGCCCGTGGCCTCGACGCGCCACTGGACGACATCGCTCGCCGGGCCCGCGTCGGCAACGCCACGCTCTACCGCCGCTTCCCGCGCCGCCGCGACCTCGTCGGCGCGGTCTTCGTCGAGCCGCTGCGCGAGGTGGTGGCCACCGCGAGGGCCGCGCTCACCGAGCAGGACCCGTGGCGGGCGTTCGCCAGCCACCTGAGCTACCTGTGCGAGCTCCAGTCCCGCGACCGCGCGCTGGCCGAGCTCCTCACCGCGCGGATGTCCGAAGTGGACGAGCTGGACGACCTGCGCGACATCGCCTTCGACTGCCTGGTCGAACTGGTCGACCGCGCCCGCGCCGCCGGCGCCGTCCGCCCGGACGTCGACCACGCCGACGTGGTGCTGATCCTCATGGCCAACGCCGGCCTGGTCGAACGCATCGCCGCCAGCGCCCCGGACGCCTGGCGCCGCCACCTGAGCTACGTCCTCGACGGCCTCCGCCCCACGGGCGCCCCGGCCGTGACCACCCCCGCACCACGCCTGGCCGAGCCCCTGCCGGGCTGA
- a CDS encoding SPFH domain-containing protein: protein MEIAIAVIVAVIVLFAVITLVRAVRIVPQQRMDVVERLGKYKRTLSPGLNLLVPFIDAVRTKVDMREQVVSFPPQPVITSDNLVVSIDTVLYFRVVDPVRATYEIANFLQAIEQLTVTTLRNVIGSLDLEKALTSREEINRHLSGVLDETTGRWGIKVTRVEIKAIEPPPSIRDSMEKQMRAERDRRAAILNAEGHKQAQILTAEGEKQAAVLRADGDRQSRILQAEGQAKAIRTVFDAIHTANPSQKVLAYQYLQALPQIANGSANKVWIVPTELTRALEGMGGALGGLANMVGDQPTQGVDAGAVEREADEAAKAAAEAAAEVNHEVRAAEEQVSSSSAPGLPPQTPGITAGEPVPPSTVLGEERPPERA from the coding sequence ATGGAAATTGCCATTGCCGTCATCGTGGCGGTAATCGTACTGTTCGCCGTCATCACGCTCGTTCGTGCGGTGCGCATCGTGCCTCAGCAGCGGATGGACGTCGTGGAGCGGCTCGGCAAATACAAGCGGACCCTGTCGCCGGGCCTGAACCTGCTGGTGCCGTTCATCGACGCGGTGCGCACCAAGGTCGACATGCGGGAGCAGGTGGTCAGCTTCCCGCCCCAGCCGGTGATCACGTCCGACAACCTCGTCGTCTCGATCGACACCGTGCTGTACTTCCGGGTCGTCGACCCGGTCCGGGCCACCTACGAGATCGCCAACTTCCTCCAGGCGATCGAGCAGCTCACCGTGACCACGCTCCGCAACGTGATCGGCTCCCTCGACCTGGAGAAGGCGCTGACCAGCCGCGAGGAGATCAACCGGCACCTGTCCGGCGTGCTCGACGAGACCACCGGCCGCTGGGGCATCAAGGTCACGCGGGTCGAGATCAAGGCGATCGAGCCGCCGCCGAGCATCCGCGACTCCATGGAGAAGCAGATGCGGGCCGAGCGTGACCGGCGTGCCGCGATCCTCAACGCCGAGGGCCACAAGCAGGCCCAGATCCTCACGGCCGAGGGTGAGAAGCAGGCCGCGGTGCTGCGGGCCGACGGTGACCGGCAGTCCCGGATCCTGCAGGCCGAGGGCCAGGCCAAGGCCATCCGCACGGTGTTCGACGCGATCCACACGGCCAACCCGAGCCAGAAGGTGCTGGCCTACCAGTACCTGCAGGCCCTGCCGCAGATCGCCAACGGCTCGGCCAACAAGGTCTGGATCGTGCCGACCGAGCTCACCCGGGCCCTCGAGGGCATGGGCGGCGCGCTGGGCGGGCTGGCCAACATGGTCGGCGACCAGCCCACGCAGGGCGTCGACGCGGGCGCCGTCGAGCGCGAGGCCGACGAGGCGGCCAAGGCGGCCGCGGAGGCGGCGGCCGAGGTCAACCACGAGGTACGCGCGGCCGAGGAGCAGGTCTCCTCGTCGAGCGCGCCGGGGCTGCCGCCCCAGACGCCGGGCATCACGGCCGGCGAGCCGGTGCCACCGTCCACGGTGCTCGGCGAGGAGCGCCCACCCGAGCGCGCCTGA
- a CDS encoding RNA methyltransferase encodes MPVTVITEPDDERLADYRALTDVELRTRWEPPHGLFIAEGELVLRRALRAGYRPRSFLVDEKRVDQLGDLADAAPVYAAGQAVLEQATGFHVHRGVLASFHRRPLPDVDTVLAQARRLAILEDVNNHTNVGAIFRGAAALGVDAVLLSPSCADPLYRRSVRVSMGEVFAVPYATLDPWPDGLRRVHDAGFTVIAMTPAADAVPLQRLTERQRRKAALLLGAEGPGISAKAVAASDVRVAIPMRNGVDSLNVAAAAAVAFWELGRAD; translated from the coding sequence GTGCCCGTCACCGTGATCACCGAGCCGGACGACGAGCGGCTCGCCGACTACCGGGCGCTGACCGACGTCGAGCTCCGGACCAGGTGGGAGCCGCCGCACGGCCTCTTCATCGCCGAGGGTGAGCTGGTCCTCCGCCGCGCCCTGCGGGCCGGCTATCGGCCCCGCTCCTTCCTCGTCGACGAGAAGCGCGTCGACCAGCTCGGCGACCTGGCCGACGCCGCCCCGGTCTACGCCGCCGGCCAGGCCGTCCTCGAGCAGGCGACCGGCTTCCACGTGCACCGCGGCGTCCTCGCCAGCTTCCACCGCCGCCCCCTGCCGGACGTCGACACCGTGCTCGCCCAGGCGCGGCGGCTGGCCATCCTCGAGGACGTCAACAACCACACCAACGTCGGCGCGATCTTCCGTGGGGCCGCCGCGCTCGGGGTCGACGCCGTGCTGCTCTCGCCGTCCTGTGCGGACCCGCTCTACCGCCGCAGCGTCCGGGTGAGCATGGGCGAGGTGTTCGCGGTGCCCTACGCGACCCTGGACCCGTGGCCCGACGGCCTGCGGCGGGTGCACGACGCCGGCTTCACCGTCATCGCCATGACCCCGGCCGCCGACGCGGTGCCGTTGCAGCGGCTGACCGAGCGGCAACGGCGCAAGGCCGCGCTCCTGCTCGGCGCCGAGGGACCCGGCATCAGCGCGAAGGCCGTCGCCGCGAGCGACGTCCGGGTCGCCATCCCGATGCGCAACGGCGTCGACTCCCTCAACGTCGCCGCCGCGGCGGCCGTCGCCTTCTGGGAGCTCGGCCGCGCCGACTAA
- a CDS encoding NAD(P)-dependent alcohol dehydrogenase — protein MKAIAQSRYGPADVLSLREVPRPVAGAAEVLVQVRAAGVDPGVWINMTGQPYAARAAFGLTRPRIAVRGRALAGVVAEVGPGVTTFQPGDEVYGTTGRGSFAEFAVAPVKWLARKPATLSFEQAAAVPISAVTALAALRAVRAGQRVMVIGAAGGIGAYAVQLAVARGARVTGVCGTDKVELVRSLGADEVVDYTAAEVDRDGPVHDVVVDTAGCRPLSLLRRAAAPRGVVVLAGGGHDSGGLLGGMTRLLRVPFVAARPGARFQGLFSGERAAELDELRDLIDAGAVRPVIDRVYPLAEAPDAIRYLALGHPAGKVVLTV, from the coding sequence ATGAAGGCGATCGCCCAGTCCCGCTACGGTCCGGCCGACGTGCTCTCCCTGCGCGAGGTGCCGCGGCCGGTGGCGGGCGCCGCCGAGGTGCTGGTCCAGGTCCGCGCCGCCGGCGTCGACCCGGGCGTGTGGATCAACATGACCGGCCAGCCGTACGCCGCCCGCGCCGCCTTCGGCCTGACCCGCCCCCGGATCGCCGTCCGTGGCCGGGCCCTGGCCGGCGTGGTCGCGGAGGTCGGCCCGGGCGTGACCACGTTCCAACCGGGCGACGAGGTGTACGGGACGACCGGGCGCGGCAGCTTCGCCGAGTTCGCCGTCGCCCCGGTCAAGTGGCTGGCCCGCAAGCCCGCGACGCTGTCGTTCGAACAGGCCGCCGCCGTGCCGATCTCCGCGGTCACCGCGCTGGCGGCCCTGCGGGCGGTGCGGGCCGGCCAGCGGGTGATGGTGATCGGCGCGGCGGGTGGCATCGGCGCCTACGCGGTGCAGCTCGCCGTCGCCCGCGGCGCGCGGGTGACCGGCGTCTGCGGCACCGACAAGGTCGAGCTGGTCCGGTCGCTCGGTGCCGACGAGGTCGTCGACTACACCGCGGCCGAGGTCGACCGCGACGGGCCCGTGCACGACGTGGTGGTCGACACCGCCGGTTGCCGGCCGCTGTCGCTGCTGCGGCGGGCGGCGGCGCCCCGGGGCGTGGTGGTCCTCGCCGGCGGCGGCCACGACTCCGGCGGGCTGCTGGGCGGCATGACGCGGCTGCTGCGGGTGCCGTTCGTCGCGGCGCGCCCCGGTGCGCGGTTCCAGGGGCTGTTCAGCGGCGAGCGGGCGGCCGAGCTCGACGAGCTGCGGGACCTGATCGACGCCGGTGCCGTCAGGCCGGTCATCGACCGGGTCTATCCGCTGGCCGAGGCGCCCGACGCGATCCGTTACCTCGCGCTGGGCCACCCGGCCGGCAAGGTCGTCCTGACCGTCTAG
- a CDS encoding NfeD family protein: MDVVLWVVLGVVLAVAEMFTATLFLLMISVGALAAGAAAALGAPAIVQALVFAGVSGLTVFAVRPIIQRHRMSALESNSEPIGLEAMEGSSALVLEQVDADQGVVKIDGETWRARAYDSHQVFRPGERVRVIEVKGATAMVWRDDATSGDNTGEKVN, encoded by the coding sequence GTGGATGTCGTTCTCTGGGTCGTTCTGGGAGTCGTGCTCGCGGTGGCGGAGATGTTCACCGCGACCCTTTTCCTGTTGATGATCTCGGTGGGCGCGCTAGCGGCCGGCGCCGCGGCGGCGCTCGGCGCGCCCGCGATCGTGCAGGCGCTGGTTTTCGCCGGCGTGTCGGGCCTGACCGTCTTCGCGGTCCGCCCGATCATCCAACGCCACCGGATGTCGGCCCTGGAGAGCAACTCCGAGCCGATCGGCCTGGAGGCGATGGAGGGCTCGAGCGCCCTCGTGCTCGAGCAGGTCGACGCCGACCAGGGCGTCGTCAAGATCGACGGGGAGACCTGGCGGGCCCGTGCCTACGACTCGCACCAGGTCTTCCGGCCCGGTGAGCGGGTACGCGTCATCGAGGTGAAGGGCGCGACCGCCATGGTGTGGCGGGACGATGCCACCAGCGGGGACAACACCGGAGAAAAGGTGAACTGA
- a CDS encoding helix-turn-helix transcriptional regulator, whose amino-acid sequence MLRALRDRRRRRPGRRLPRERPRVVKPTRVTNRIRALRFAHDEMTQADLADRIGVTRQTLIAIEQGRYSPSLEMAFRIARVFKVPLDDVFQYPEIEEETR is encoded by the coding sequence GTGCTTCGTGCTCTCCGCGATCGTCGGCGGCGTCGCCCGGGTCGTCGTCTACCGCGGGAGCGTCCCCGAGTGGTGAAACCGACCCGCGTCACCAATCGCATCCGCGCGCTGCGGTTCGCGCACGACGAGATGACCCAGGCCGACCTCGCCGATCGGATCGGTGTCACCCGGCAGACCCTCATCGCCATCGAGCAGGGCCGTTACTCGCCCTCGCTGGAGATGGCGTTCCGCATCGCCCGCGTGTTCAAGGTGCCGCTCGACGACGTCTTCCAATATCCCGAGATCGAGGAGGAGACCCGATGA